A single region of the Plantactinospora soyae genome encodes:
- a CDS encoding VOC family protein: MNVTIHASFLPHDDPEAALAFYRDTLGFEVRGDVGYEGMRWITVGPADQPGTSIVLHPPAADPGITDDERRTIVEMMAKGTYGGILLATADLDSTFERLQASIAEVVQEPTEQPYGIRDCAVRDPAGNLIRIQELR, from the coding sequence ATGAACGTCACCATCCACGCCAGCTTCCTCCCACACGACGACCCCGAGGCCGCCCTGGCCTTCTACCGCGACACCCTCGGCTTCGAGGTCCGAGGCGACGTCGGATACGAAGGAATGCGCTGGATCACGGTCGGCCCCGCCGACCAGCCCGGCACCTCCATCGTGCTGCACCCGCCCGCCGCCGACCCCGGCATCACCGACGACGAACGCCGCACCATCGTCGAGATGATGGCCAAGGGCACCTACGGTGGCATCCTCCTGGCCACCGCCGACCTGGACAGCACCTTCGAACGGCTACAGGCCAGCATCGCCGAGGTCGTCCAGGAACCGACCGAACAGCCGTACGGCATCCGCGACTGCGCCGTCCGCGACCCCGCGGGCAACCTCATCCGCATCCAGGAACTGCGCTGA
- a CDS encoding ATP-binding cassette domain-containing protein, with protein MSKATRTDTQAPAPHAADSHDLIRVHGARVNNLKDVSVEIPKRRLTVFTGVSGSGKSSLVFGTIAAESQRMINETYSAFLQGFMPTLARPEVDVLEGLTTAIIVDQQRMGADTRSTVGTATDANAMLRIAFSRLGQPHIGSPQAFSFNVASISGAGAVTMERAGRTVKERRDFNITGGMCPRCEGRGSVSDIDLTQLYDDNKSIAEGAFTIPGWKSDSWWTVRTYAESGFLDPNKPIRTFTKKEMNDFLYREATKVKVEGVNLTYEGLIPKIQKSFLSKDREAMQPHIRAFVDRAVTFTSCPECGGTRLSEAARSSRIGGINIADACAMQISDLADWVRDLDEPSIAPLLSTLLKTLESFVEIGLGYLSLDRPAGTLSGGEAQRVKMIRHLGSSLTDVTYVFDEPTIGLHPHDIQRMNDLLLRLRDKGNTVLVVEHKPETIAIADHVVDLGPGAGTAGGTVCYEGTVEGLPSSGTITGRHLDDRATLKEKVRTPTGTLEIRGATTHNLRDVDVDIPLGALVVVTGVAGSGKSSLVHGSIPAGEGVVSIDQGAIRGSRRSNPATYTGLLDPIRKAFAKTNDVKPALFSANSEGACPNCNGAGVIYTDLGMMAGVATTCEECEGKRFQAAVLEYHLGGRNISEVLAMSVTEAEKFFGTGEARTPAAHAILARLADVGLGYLSLGQPLTTLSGGERQRLKLATHMAEKGGVYVLDEPTAGLHLADVEHLLGLLDRLVDSGKSVIVVEHHQAVMAHADWIIDLGPGAGHDGGQIVFEGTPADLVAARSTLTGEHLAAYVGS; from the coding sequence ATGAGCAAGGCCACGAGGACGGACACGCAGGCGCCCGCGCCACACGCCGCCGACAGCCACGACCTGATCCGCGTACACGGCGCCCGCGTGAACAACCTCAAGGACGTCAGCGTCGAAATCCCCAAACGTCGACTCACGGTCTTCACCGGCGTCTCCGGCTCGGGCAAGAGCTCACTGGTCTTCGGCACGATCGCCGCCGAATCCCAACGGATGATCAACGAGACCTACAGCGCCTTCCTCCAGGGCTTCATGCCGACACTGGCACGGCCCGAGGTCGACGTACTCGAAGGACTGACCACCGCGATCATCGTCGACCAGCAGCGGATGGGCGCCGACACCCGCTCCACCGTCGGCACCGCCACCGACGCCAACGCCATGCTACGAATCGCCTTCAGCCGACTCGGACAGCCACACATCGGCTCACCCCAGGCCTTCTCCTTCAACGTCGCCTCGATCAGCGGCGCCGGCGCGGTCACCATGGAACGCGCCGGACGCACCGTGAAAGAGCGCCGCGACTTCAACATCACCGGCGGCATGTGCCCCCGGTGCGAAGGCCGGGGCAGCGTCTCCGACATCGACCTCACCCAGCTCTACGACGACAACAAGTCGATCGCCGAAGGCGCCTTCACCATCCCCGGCTGGAAGTCCGACAGCTGGTGGACCGTACGCACCTACGCCGAATCCGGCTTCCTCGACCCGAACAAGCCGATCCGCACGTTCACCAAGAAGGAGATGAACGACTTCCTCTACCGGGAGGCGACCAAGGTGAAGGTCGAAGGCGTCAACCTCACCTACGAAGGCCTGATCCCCAAAATCCAGAAGTCGTTCCTCAGCAAGGACCGCGAGGCGATGCAACCGCACATCCGGGCGTTCGTCGACCGGGCGGTCACCTTCACCAGCTGCCCCGAATGCGGCGGCACCCGGCTCAGCGAGGCGGCCCGCTCCTCACGAATCGGCGGGATCAACATCGCCGACGCCTGTGCCATGCAAATCAGCGACCTGGCCGACTGGGTCCGCGACCTCGACGAACCGTCGATCGCACCACTGCTCAGCACGCTGCTCAAGACCCTCGAATCATTCGTCGAGATCGGGCTGGGCTACCTCTCGCTCGACCGACCGGCCGGCACCCTGTCGGGCGGCGAGGCGCAACGCGTCAAGATGATCCGCCACCTCGGCTCCTCGCTCACCGACGTCACCTACGTCTTCGACGAGCCCACCATCGGCCTGCACCCCCACGACATCCAACGGATGAACGACCTCCTGCTGCGACTACGGGACAAGGGCAACACGGTGCTCGTCGTCGAACACAAACCGGAGACGATCGCCATCGCCGACCATGTCGTCGACCTCGGCCCCGGCGCCGGTACGGCGGGCGGCACCGTCTGCTACGAAGGAACCGTCGAAGGGCTGCCGAGCAGCGGCACCATCACCGGCCGCCATCTCGACGACCGGGCCACCCTCAAGGAGAAGGTGCGGACGCCCACCGGCACACTCGAGATCCGCGGTGCGACGACGCACAACCTGCGCGACGTCGACGTCGACATCCCACTCGGGGCCCTGGTCGTCGTCACCGGCGTCGCCGGCTCCGGCAAGAGTTCACTCGTACACGGGTCGATCCCCGCCGGCGAGGGCGTCGTATCGATCGACCAGGGCGCGATCCGCGGCTCACGGCGGAGCAACCCGGCGACGTACACCGGACTACTCGACCCGATCCGCAAGGCGTTCGCGAAGACCAACGACGTGAAACCGGCGCTGTTCAGCGCCAACTCCGAGGGCGCCTGCCCCAACTGCAACGGCGCCGGCGTCATCTACACCGACCTGGGGATGATGGCGGGCGTCGCCACCACCTGCGAGGAGTGCGAGGGCAAGCGGTTCCAGGCCGCCGTGCTGGAATACCACCTCGGCGGCCGCAACATCAGCGAGGTACTCGCGATGTCGGTGACCGAAGCCGAGAAATTCTTCGGCACCGGCGAAGCGCGCACCCCGGCCGCACACGCCATCCTCGCCCGGCTCGCCGACGTCGGGCTCGGCTACCTCAGCCTCGGCCAGCCGCTCACCACACTGTCCGGCGGCGAGCGGCAGCGGCTCAAGCTGGCCACCCACATGGCGGAGAAGGGCGGCGTCTACGTCCTCGACGAACCGACCGCCGGCCTCCACCTCGCCGACGTCGAGCACCTGCTCGGCCTGCTCGACCGGCTCGTCGACTCCGGCAAGTCGGTCATCGTCGTCGAGCACCACCAGGCGGTCATGGCACACGCCGACTGGATCATCGACCTCGGTCCCGGTGCCGGCCACGACGGCGGCCAGATCGTCTTCGAGGGCACACCCGCCGACCTCGTCGCCGCCCGCTCCACCCTGACCGGCGAGCACCTCGCGGCGTACGTCGGCAGCTGA
- a CDS encoding endonuclease domain-containing protein, with translation MDKHLRSKFGINLQQYLHLVEEQGGLCRICQSPPTEAERLVVDHDHSCCPPQKTCGKCLNPSSQRPGGVRVGVGSQDPFAVSESQTTEPASFRIPSVPVWTLVGVDGQRYVPG, from the coding sequence GTGGACAAGCACCTGCGCTCGAAGTTCGGGATCAACCTTCAGCAGTACCTCCACCTGGTCGAGGAGCAGGGCGGCCTGTGTCGCATCTGTCAAAGCCCGCCGACGGAGGCGGAGCGCCTGGTGGTTGACCACGATCACTCCTGCTGCCCGCCACAGAAAACCTGCGGGAAGTGCCTGAATCCCTCATCGCAGCGACCTGGCGGCGTACGGGTTGGAGTAGGGAGTCAGGACCCCTTTGCGGTGTCCGAATCCCAGACAACCGAGCCGGCTTCCTTTCGCATTCCTTCAGTGCCCGTCTGGACGCTGGTCGGCGTCGATGGACAGCGGTACGTGCCCGGGTGA
- a CDS encoding MFS transporter has translation MLHVTVRSPAQLRSVLNLAGLFGFQFLLALYLQSVGGYSSVETGMAYLPGPIVIAVISLGYSAKLITRFGPRAVLLAGMVATAVALALLGRLPVDASYLVDVLPSVLLLGIGAGLALPAVIGLAMSGATPADSGLASGLVSTTQQIGGALGVALLAALAGSRTDTLLGDGKTPADAMTAGYHVSFFVATGLEVIGFLLAAVLLRSPKATGATDPTVAAPADATRHGDREIAVPAPNQN, from the coding sequence GTGCTCCACGTGACCGTCAGGTCACCAGCTCAACTACGGAGCGTCCTCAACCTGGCGGGCCTGTTCGGGTTCCAGTTCCTGCTCGCCTTGTACCTGCAGTCGGTGGGGGGATACAGCTCCGTCGAGACCGGCATGGCCTATCTGCCAGGACCTATCGTGATCGCGGTGATCTCGCTCGGCTACTCCGCCAAGCTGATCACCCGCTTCGGTCCGCGCGCCGTGCTGCTCGCCGGCATGGTCGCCACGGCCGTCGCACTGGCTCTGCTGGGACGCCTGCCCGTGGACGCGTCCTACCTCGTGGACGTCCTTCCGTCGGTGCTTCTCCTAGGCATCGGCGCAGGTCTCGCGCTCCCCGCAGTCATCGGGCTCGCCATGTCCGGCGCGACACCAGCAGACTCCGGTCTCGCCTCGGGCCTCGTCAGCACCACTCAACAGATCGGCGGTGCCCTCGGCGTCGCGCTCCTCGCCGCGCTGGCCGGCTCCCGCACCGACACATTGCTCGGCGACGGCAAGACGCCGGCCGACGCCATGACCGCCGGCTACCACGTGTCGTTCTTCGTGGCCACCGGTCTCGAGGTAATCGGGTTCCTCCTCGCCGCAGTCCTCCTACGCTCCCCGAAAGCCACGGGCGCTACGGATCCCACCGTCGCGGCACCCGCCGACGCAACCAGGCACGGCGACAGAGAGATCGCCGTGCCAGCCCCGAACCAGAACTAG
- a CDS encoding tyrosine-type recombinase/integrase — protein MQDERNFLLLPLIDEFLTSRATRKPSPHTLAAYRRDLLALGRLIAEDPTTPLPLAALEINALTARSLRGAFARFAAPRAAASISRAWSTWNSFFGFLVADGIVPGNPMSAVDKPVVPPPPPKPLRGEQTPEQLLAAVAREDPRQRHPWPERDLVVLALALCAGLRLAELLALRVGSLGGRPGERRVEVAGKGGRTRMIPVEPELDRVVVGYLESRRRRFGARTVRRDSALLLDRYGAPLRRGGLQYLVESCYRRAGITDRVPRGAQLHALRHTFATRLAEDGANASEIMRLLGHASLSTSQNYIEVTADAQRAAVRANRTNRSLGRLVGSDAAAMGSG, from the coding sequence ATGCAGGACGAAAGGAACTTTCTTCTCTTACCCCTCATTGACGAGTTCCTGACGTCGCGGGCGACCCGCAAGCCCTCCCCGCACACCCTGGCGGCGTACCGTCGGGACCTGCTGGCCCTCGGCCGACTGATCGCCGAGGATCCGACCACTCCCCTCCCCCTGGCCGCCCTGGAGATCAACGCCCTGACGGCCCGGTCGCTGCGTGGGGCATTTGCCCGGTTCGCCGCTCCCCGAGCAGCGGCGTCGATCTCCCGGGCCTGGTCGACCTGGAACAGCTTCTTCGGCTTCCTGGTCGCCGACGGCATCGTGCCGGGTAACCCGATGTCGGCGGTGGACAAGCCGGTGGTGCCGCCTCCCCCGCCGAAGCCACTGCGCGGTGAGCAGACACCGGAGCAGTTGCTGGCGGCGGTGGCCCGGGAGGACCCGCGCCAGCGGCATCCCTGGCCCGAGCGGGATCTGGTGGTTCTGGCCCTGGCGCTGTGCGCCGGCCTCCGGCTCGCCGAGTTGCTGGCGCTCCGGGTCGGTTCGCTGGGTGGTCGTCCGGGCGAGCGCCGGGTCGAGGTGGCGGGTAAGGGTGGTCGGACCCGGATGATCCCGGTGGAGCCGGAGTTGGACCGGGTGGTGGTCGGCTATCTGGAGAGTCGGCGGCGGCGGTTCGGTGCCCGCACCGTACGCCGGGACTCGGCGCTGCTGCTCGACCGGTACGGTGCTCCGCTGCGTCGGGGTGGTCTGCAGTATCTGGTGGAGTCCTGTTACCGGCGGGCCGGCATCACCGACCGGGTTCCCCGGGGCGCGCAGTTGCACGCGTTGCGGCACACGTTCGCGACCCGGCTGGCGGAGGACGGTGCGAACGCCTCGGAGATCATGCGGTTGCTGGGGCACGCGAGTCTGAGCACGAGCCAGAACTACATCGAGGTGACCGCAGACGCCCAGCGGGCGGCGGTGCGGGCGAACCGAACGAACCGGTCGTTGGGCCGGTTGGTCGGCTCGGACGCGGCGGCGATGGGTTCGGGCTGA